GACGCTGCCGCCCGCCGCGCCGACCGGGAGTGCATAATTGCCGGCCAGGACGCGCGCATCCGCCGGGCGCTGCGGCGCCACCTGGGCGGTCAGGCTGAAGCTGTGCCCGCGCTGCCACAGGTTTTCGTAGCGCAGCGACGCCGTGACGCGCTCCGCGGTCGTGTTGGGCGTCTGGCGGTTGCTGACCTCGACGCTGCCGTGCAGCGGCAACTGGTCGTCGGCGTCAAGCTGGACCTCCACCGTGCCGGGCACCGCGCCGGCACGCAGGATCGGCGTCACGCGCAGGTTGGCGTTGCGGTTCACGGCCGCGAGCTGTTCCTGGACCTTGTTGAAATTCGGCACAGTGCCTTCGGCGAGTTCCGGCACCTGCGCCTTGATCGCGCTGGGCAGCGAGTACTGCGCGCCCTTGACGCTCAGCTTTTCCACGCCCGCTTCGACGACGTGCAGGGCCACCGTGCCGCCGTCGACGCTCTGCTCGGGAATCGCGACCAGCACCGTCAGGTAGCCGGCGTCGTGGTAAGCCTTCTCCAGCGCGGCGCGCGCGCCCTCGACGTCCTGCAGGTTCTTGCGCTCGCCGAGGAAGGGCGTGACGCTGGCCTCGATGGCGGCATCGCTCAACAGGCTGTTGCCGTCGACGACGTATTCGTAGACCGCGAAGGCAGGCTGCGCGGATGGCTGGGCGTGGGCGGCCAACGCCGTCATGGCGATGCAGCCGAGCACGGCACGACGAAGCCGCAGCGCGCTGCGCGGCCGGAAATTGGGCGAGATGAGCGAGATCATGGCGTCGCAGTATATGGACGCTTTTTGATTATTTCGTGAAAAAACGAAAACTGTTTTTGGCAAGTTTTTCCCGCCTTGAATAAAAAAAACGACCGCCCGCGTGGACGGTCGTTTCGCGACCGGGGCCAGACCGTTGTCCGGCCTGTGGCCGATTACAGGTCGCCGCGCACCAGCGGGGCGCAGTTGTTGTTGTCCGGACGGACAACCTTCGACTGCAGGGCGGAGATGCCGCCGTCGAGGTAAGCGATACCGCGCAGGTCGTGCAGCGTCGAGTCCTTCAGGCCCTGGATGACGGCCTGGGTCAGTGCCGACTTGTCGACCTTCGGCTTGACGTACTCGACCGCGAACGAGGTCACGGCGAAGCCATAGTCGCCGCCGGCGAAAGCAGCGCGCTGCTTGGCGTCCGGGGTCGGGCTCACGCCGTCGAGCTTGACGAACTTCCACGTGTCGCTGGCGGACGGGGCGGAGGTCAGCGAGATCACGCCGATGGCGTAGCCGGACTTGTTCAGCGCCTTCACGACGTCGCCGCCGACCGGATACTCCTGCACGACCAGATTGCCGGCCGATGCTGCGGCGCCGATGATCGGCTGTGCGCCGCCCAGCACGTTGGCGATCAGCTTGCCTTTCGGATCGTGGTTGTTGCCGCAGGCATTGTTGGCGAAATACATGTTCGACGCAGCCTGGGTGCCCGACAGGTCGTCGCGGCGGGCCAGAGTCAGCACGCCGTTGTTACCCGGCAGCAGCACGCTGGCCGACTTCGCCTTGCCCGTCACGATCGACGCGTAATCCACGCGGCGCACGGTCGGCTGGCCCGACGTACCCTGTGCGCTCTGCAGCGCGGCATACAGGTCGCCGCTGACGGCGACGCCGAAGCCCTGCATGGCCAGCGGCGTGACCTTCAGGGTGCTCAGCTTGGCGGTGGCTTCCGCGTACAGCTTGTACAGTTCGACCGGAGCGACGTCCGAGATCGCCATGTCGGCCTGGCGCAGGGCGCTGGTCGGGCAGTTCAGGACGGGGGCGGCATCCGTGCTGGAAGCATCGGCCACGCACGAGCCCGGGACACCGGCGACCGGGCCCACGCTCAGCACGTTCGATTCCTTGACGATGGCGGTCTTGCCGTCGAACTTGGCCAGCATCTGCGACACACCGGCGGCCGAACCGTTCATCTTGTTGTAGACGACGAACAGGCGCTTCGACGTGCCGCCCGTCAGGTTCGGCTTGGACCAGCCGTACCAGCCGCTGACCTGGCCGGCGCTGAAGCTGCCTGCGTCGGTGTATTTCAGCGTGATCACCGGCTTGCTGGAGTCGAACAGGTCGGCCTTCAGGACGACGTCGTTGACGCTGGCCAGGGCCGACGAGCCGGCCACGTACAGCGACACGAAATCGGTGGCCTTCGCGTCGGTGGCGCAGGTGTTGACCATTTTCTCTGCCGAGCTCGTGTCGCACGTCAGGGTCGCGGTGGCGGCAAACGCGGCCGACGAGCACAGCGTCATGCAAGCGACAGCGATCAGTTTCTTGTTCATGTGTTTCCCTCTCAATTGGAATGCCGTGATGGTGTTACAAACAGTTGTTCGTCGCTCAGGCGCCCGCATGCCCGCATTCGCCCTGCTGTTCCGCATGCCCGCGAAACCTGCTTCACACTGGAAGACGCATGTGCCGGCGGGTCGCCGCGCCATCGGGAGTCCGCGATGCCCGCGCAGGTCCACATGTCGTTTTCGCAATGAAAGATATGGTAAGGGCAAGATTTGACAGAAACTGGACAGTCCCGTCGGAATCGGATGAGCCGATCGGCTCATGCGCGACCCTGTCCGGCTCAGCCGGGGTCGCGTGCCCCCGGGAGGCCCAGCGCGTGCAAATCCCAGCAGCGCGATACGGCCTGGACGCGCGTGTGGACATTCAGTTTGCGGTAGATGTTCTGCAGGTGATTTTTTACGGTCAGCGTACTGAGGTCCAGAATCGCGCTGATTTCAAAATTGCTCTTGCCGCGCATGACCCACGTCAGGATTTCCAACTCGCGTGCGGACAGCAGGTCCACCGCGTCGCTGCTGGCAGACGGCCGGCCGCTGTCCGCCTGGACCCGCTGGAATGCCATGTGCAGGAGCGGCAGCAACAATTCGAAGAAAAACATTTCACGGGCGCCCGGCACGCCCGGCATGCCGAACAGGATGAAACAGCTGGCACCGCCGCGAAACCGCTCGGTACCATGGATCATGGCGCGTTCCAGCCCGAGATCGCGCACCTCCATCCCAATGCTTTCGAGCGGGTCCGCCCTGTCTCCGCTTTCCGGCAGCACATAGGGCAATGCGTTCCTGCTGCGCGCCAACCGGGCCAGGCGTACGGCCAGCCCGTGCTGGGGATGGCACAAATTGCGCGTGAATGCCGGGTCGCGCGCGTGGCGGTCGACGGGGTCGACGCAGACGACGCCGTCGGTTTCGTCGAACTGGATACAGACCATCAGGTGGTGCGGCAGCAGGGCCTGGATCTGCCCTTGCGTCCACAGGAACAACTGACGGATATTGCGCACTTGAACGAATGCCTCGCCGATCCGGACAAGATATTCCTCTTCGAGCCGGTCCAGGATCACCAGCGGCGTCATGCCCGGTCGGTTCATACGGAGGCGCCGACCATGTCCGCAGCCCCGACGCCGGGCATGTCGGACACATTGAACCGGTATCCCAGCCCACGAACGGTTTCGATGTTGCGGTCGTAGCCCACGGCGCCAAGCGCGTTGCGCAGCCTGCCGATATAGGCGTCGACCGTCCGCTCGTCCAGGTAGGAGTTGATCTTCCATACCTTGTCGAGCAATTGCGCCCGGCTATAGATCCGGTTCGGCTGCGCGACGAGGAAGTGCAACAGGCGGAACTCGGTCGCGCTGAGCGCGATCTCGCGGTCCGTCGCAACGACGCTGTGCGTGGTGGGATCGATCCGCAACTGACCCACGACAATGGCATCGGACGTCATATGGGGCGCGCGGCGCCGCAGCACGGCGTACACCCGTGCCAGCATTTCCCGCGGGCTGAACGGTTTGACGATGTAATCGTCCGCCCCGCCCTCCAGCCCGGCGATCGTGTCCTGTTCACCGCTGCGTGCCGTCACCATGATGATCGGCAACTGGCGCGTATGGTGGTCCGCACGCAATGTCCGCACGAGCGAAAGGCCGGACTGCCCGGGCAGGCTCCAGTCGGTCAACACCAGATCGGGCACGACGTCGCGCAATATGGCATGCGCGGCCTCGGCGGTGCTGGCCCGGATGATCCGGTACCCCGAACGTGCCAGCGTCGTCGCGATCAACTCCAGGATTGCTGCATCATCCTCGACAATTAAGATGTGCGCGCTCATTAGGCTCCCCGAAAAGTTTGTGTACGAGTCATCGGCATGCAGCTCCGCTTATGTGGCGTGAAGCGGGCGCATGCGCCGTTTTGGTGCGTGCCGCAGGCAAGACGTGGCGTCCTGCTCGTCAATACAACAGTATTGATGAGTTTTTAGACTATTTGATTACTATTTGTAAATATTAGTGGTCCGTTCGGATCATTTTTGGACACAAAGACCTTTTCTGCGAAGCATGTGGCGTTTCCGCCTGCAATCGAGGGGACGTTAATCGCCGGACCGGGTTCGGAAGGTGTGCGACGAACGCAAACTGTTTCTGAGATGGGCATTCAGGCTCGTCACGCGCCCGGGAGTGTGTTCGGATGCACCAGAGCCCGGATGGGCCCGAGCCAGTCACCAAAATGGCCGCCAGCGCGGCGATGTAGCGATCATCGCGTCCGTGCAGTGTGAACTCGCTGATCTCGACATGGGAATCGACATCGCGCGGGCTTTGATGGCTGATACCGAAACCATGCCGAACGATTTGGCATAGGCCCTATTGCACGTATATCGAACTGGATAAGTGCGCATAGCGGCTTCCGGATGAGCGGCGAGAAACATGACAGCGCTCAACCGCGCCTGGTTTGCCGCCGATGTTTACCGAGAAACTCAAGCATCATGCGGCTCGCCTCCGGCCCGGCTTGCGCGTTGAACCTCAACGTCGGGTCGCCACCGCTCCATGCATGGCCCAGGCCCGCGATGCGAACCACGCGCAACATGACCTTGCGACCCATCAGGTAGTCGTGGATCTCATGGGCATTCCGGCGGCCGCCCCGCCCTGCGGGCTTCACCGTCACACGCGTCGCCGGGCCGTCCGGCAAGCCATGCAGTTGCAACCACTGACGCGTCAGCTGTTGCTGGTTTATCGGACGTACCGCCTGATCGTCATCCCCCTGGATCAGGAGGGCGGGAATCAACGGCATCGGTTCCGGCACGCCTGGCGCGGCCTGCTCGGCGCGGCGATGTAGCACGCCGAGAATGGCCGCATCGAACTGCGCGGCCGCCCCATGGCGCATCACATGCAGCGCGCCCATCGGCGTATGGCCGACACCGAACACGGGACCGGAATGCAGGCCGACGGCGGCGATCAGTGCAGGATGATTCAATGCCAGCACAGCCGCCATGCCGGCCCCGGCAGACAGGCCGCATGCGTAGATGCGACGACGGTCGATCCCATGGTCTTCACATACGCGCCCGATCAACGCCGCCAACGCAATGGTTTCCCCACCGCCCTGCTGGGTCGAACGTTCATACCAGCGCCAGCAGCGCTGCGCGTGCACACTCATCGGTTGCTGCGGATAAAGCACCGCGTAGCCTTTGTCTTCCGCCAGCTGATTCATGCGTGTGCCCTGGGCGAACTGGGTCGCACTCTGCTGACACCCGTGCAGCATGACGACCAGCGGCCAGCCGTGCCGCGCCACGGTGTCCGGAACATGCTTCGGCACGTACAGCCAGTAACGCATATGTCGTACGACAGCGTGTCCCGGCAGTATCGGCAATGGATACCGCCCTGCCAGCCATTGGCCCGGCGCAGATGAACCGGATGGCTGCCGGCGCCGGGGCTCCGGCGGAGAGGCTTGGACATTGGGGGGCGTCGACGGCGACTTGCGCGGCGCCGCCTTGCGTGCGCGCTTTTCCGGTGGCGTGGCGTAGCTGTCCAACAGCTTGGCCAGCGCCGACCGTTGGGTTTTCGCGGCACGCGCCAGAGTGCGCATGAGCCGTACACCTGGGGCGCGTTTGACCATATGAGCCGGGCAGAGTTATGTTGCACCGCAATATATCGCCAGCTGTACGCGTGCTCTGTGCGCTGGCATACACCAGTCGTCATTTGTTCCGACAACGGTGGAGTTACGTGCCGGCATTGCGCGCGTCACGGCCGGTGCCGAACAACTTGGGAAGGACTTGGCGTGCCGGATCATCGCCCTTCTTGACAACGAAAGTGGACGCGCCACTGCAGTTGCCGGTTCGCTTGGCAGACCGGCAGCGGCGTTCGCAACTTCAGAACAGGCCAGGCAGCACCGCGGTACCTTCCGACGTCACCGAGTTCAGCAAGCCAGGATCGAGGCCCAGCGCTTTCACGATCGTGGGCGCAACTTGCGTGGTCGCCACCGCGGTACCGATCGTCTGCTTGGACAGCGTCGGGAACGACACAAGGAGGGCGACATTCGAATCATTGGGCGCGGCTCCGCCGTGCTCGGCATCCTTTTTCCCGGACTTCGAATAGATCACGCCGGCGTTTGGCTGGACCATGATGTCCGGTGTCCGGCCCTTGGCGGGGTCTCCGAAGCGCCCGTCGGCCTTCAGGTCGATCACGCCGCTGCCGGGATCCGTGCCCGCGCAGATGCCGGGATTCGATTGGCCGGCAACGATGATCTTCGACGTCGGGTCCACGGCCGGGCAGCCCAGGTTTGCCTTGAGCGCCGCGATGGCGGCGGCGCGCGCTGCGTCACTTTGGTCGTTGAGCCAGATGAAGCCGACATCGTCTTCCGTGAACTGCCCCGTACCCAGGACGTTGCCGGTGACGGAATCGGTTCCCGAACCGATATTGCTGTTCGCCCCGAGATTGGCAGCGGCCAGGGTAGAGCCGATCGTGTCGCCGATCTTGCGCAGCGCCGAACGGTCGGCCGGCGTCTGCCCGTGCTTGGCGCTGATGATAATCAGCGTGCTGCCGAGCAGATTCTGTTTGCTCAGTTCGGCCTTGATCTGTCCGATCTCCCCATCCAGAAACGCGATGGCGTCGGCCGTCAGCGCATTCGGCGTGAAGTTGGCGTCCTTGTAGCCGCCACCGTTCACGTTGAGTGCTTTCTGGGCAACGCTGAGTGTCTGGTAGTTTGTGCCGAACAGTGTTGGTACGGGGATCTTGTTACTCTTGAGCGCGCCCCCTGCCGCAGCACTGACCACGCCGGTCGAGTCGAGCCCGTCGATCTGATTCAGGATGATTTGGGTATGGTAATGATCGAACACCTTGGTCTGCGTGGGCGTATTCGTAAAATCGTAGCCTGCGGCGCTGGCGAAGCCACGCGCGGTATTGAAATCCGCGTTAATCTCGGTGCGGGCCAGGTCCATCACGCCCGTGCCCGACGGACCATTGACCCAGTCGGTCCCCCACGCATGCTTGTCCGCCCAGGCCGTGTAGGCCCCGGCAATGTTCTGGCGAACGACTTCGAAGATGGTGTTGGTCTGGATAAAATTGTGCGGATAAACAGGTACGCAGCTACCTGCGGCATTCTTCATCCGTGGAACTTGTTGGGAGTTGAAATCGCCGCCGCCGTCGAGGTGGACCAGAGCACCGCCATTGAAGGCATCCTCACCCGCCTGCTCTTGCAGCAACACCTCCACGCCCTGCTTGCCCGTGCACGTGGCGTCGGTTCCGGCGTACAGGTTCCGATCGTAGATATCGTCGTAAAACAGGCCCGTGCTCTTCGGGCTGCCGCCTGTCACGAGGGCGGCAAGTCCAGGCACGGAGTCGGACAGGCCGGGCGTATTCGCGGCCGTGTAGGTGACGCCCGTATTCGACAGGCTGGCAATGTTCGGACAGGTGCTGGCCGCGACGCAGGCAGCAAGATCCTGCTGGTGCAAGCCATCGATGCTGATCAATAACGCATGCTTGACGCCTTGGAGACCTGCCGGGCCGGGCGCAATGCCAGTCGAGGAAGTACTCGAGGTCGATCCACTACCTCCGCAGGCGGCTAGCCCAAGGCCGAGTAGTACGGCGGCTCCGGCGACAACGAAGGATTGGCTTTTCGTTCCGATCATACGCCCTCCACAGTGGTTAAGATCGCCAAAGGTTATTTAAGAAATATGTCCGGAATATGGCAGCCAACGAGAGATGGACGGACCGTAATCATGGTGCGCGTTCAAAGGTATCCGGTGCCGACGATTTGTAATACAGAGCCACTCCATCAGGCACGCGTCCCGCGCGTCCGGCACCCCGGTCTCGCCGCCGTATCTGCCGCTGTGCGTACCGCTTGTGGCCGCGCTGCCCGCCGCGGCACCGGCTGGCGGCGCGGCGACGGCAGCGCCGGTAAGGCGTCCCGGCATGGATTGCTCGCTACGGCAGGAGTCACGCAAAAAGCTCGGTCGAGGCGCCAGGCAGGACGTGACGCCCTGTTGAGCCGGACCACGGGATCGATGTGCGTTACGATTCCGTAAGGTAAAGGTCCCCATGGTGCATGCGGTGGCATGATCGTTGTGCTAGCAAAAAACCGCGGGCATTGCAGGCAACAGGCGCTTGATCGACCGCGGGATTTTGGAATTTCGTCCGCATGCTGCTCGCGTCCCGCGAGGCCGGGAGCCTCCGATGAGGCAAGAAACGCGGTGAGCAAGCTGAATGCCCTGTTCGGAGCGGCAGCGATGACGGGCGACCGTCGCGGCCGCAGGCACGAATATCGCCCAACCCAGGAAGATACGAATGGATGATGACTTCGAGGTTGAAGGACCACACAATCATGCTGTCGAGCATGCGGTTGAACAGCGCGACAAACTGGCCCAGCGCATTGCGCTCATGACGGCGGTCCTGTCGACGGTCGGCGCCATCGTCAACTATGCAAGCGGAAACGCCCAGACCGAAGCCCTGGTGCTGAAGAACGAGAGCATTCTCTTGCAGAGCCGAGCGAGCGATCAGTGGGCCTATTACCAGTCGAAGTCGACCAAATCGCACATCGCCGACGGCGTTGCGGCGCTGGCGACGGATCCGGAGGTGCGCCGGCGGTTTACCGCGGAACGAGACCTCGAGGACAAGGAGCGCCTCCAAGTGCAGCGCGAGGCGAAGCAACTGGAGTCGGCATCGCAGCGCCTGGCGCGCGAGTCGGACGCGAAGTTGCGACCGCACGAGCACCTTGCCCTCGCGCTGGGCTTCCTCCAGATCGGCATCGCGCTGGCCGCGATCACCGTGTTGACGCGTCGCCGCTGGCTGTTGTGGGGCGCCGCCGGCGCCGCGCTGGTCGGCATTGGCGCGGCGATTTCGGCGTTTTTACCGTGAGGTAAGCGCTCTCTCATTCGCTGGTGCTTGGGCTCCAGAACACTTGCCGTACCGCGGGGATGGCAGCGAGCTGGCCGACCACGGCGTCAAGTTCCGCGCCATCGATCGATGTCGCGGCCAATGTGGCGGCAATTTCGATCTCGTCCGCGCCAAATGGATGAACTTCGAGATTGCGTGCGGGATAGCTGCAGCGCGCGAGGTGATGCTCGATCTGCTCGACGATGCTCTTGCGTTCGCCGCGTTGGGCGATCACGTAGACGGTGTTGGTGACCTCGGCCGAGTCGACGTCCAGCGGCCGTCGGTTCAAGGCATTGACGGCCGGACGCAGAAGCGTGTTCGCACCGAGCACGAACAGCGTGGCAAGTACCGCTTCCAGGATCAGGTCGGCACCAGCGGCCGCGCCGACGCCGGCAGCGCACCACAGGGTAGCGGCGGTATTCAAACCGCGCACATTGCCTTCCTCGCGCATGATCACGCCGGCGCCAAGGAACCCGATGCCCGAGACCACATAAGCGAGGACATGCACCGCCGCATCACGTCCATTCAAACGGTTCGCCAGATCGACAAACACCGCGGCCCCGACCGCAACCAACACGTTCGTGCGCAGGCCGGCGGTGCGTTGCCGGTATTGTCTTTCTAGACCGATTATGCCGCCAAGAACGAACGCGGCACTCAAGCTGATGAACGTGTCCAACAAGGATTGCAAGTCAACGTTACGCACGGCTTCCATAAAAAAACCTCGTAGAGTTGATCGGCGTCCGCCGTACATTAACCGAGAGCCTGCCTCGGCAGGGGTTTTCCCCCCGAATAAAAGACGTGCTCTTCGAAGCGTCAACTTCGTTACCGCTTGCCGAATGAGACCCCGATTGTGCAGTTCAACATTCCAGGTACGTCGCGCAAGACCCTAGGACAGGATGTTGACAGCCCGCGCCGCCACCAGACCAACCGTCAGCAACGATGCAAACGACTCCACCATAAATAACAGCTTGGCTCGCACGCTAAGCGGCAGCGTATCGGTCGGGGAAAACGCCGTCGCATTCGTGAACGACACGAATACGTAGTCAAAAAAGCCGGGTGTCCATGTCTCGTGCCCTGGGCAATCCGAGTTCATTTGAGGAAACATCAAATCGGCGACCGGTTGTTTGATCAAGCCGCGCGCTGCCGGACCGCCGCGGTCCATATTCCAGAACCACAAGGCAAATACGACGATGTTTGTGAGCCATATGTTCAACGCGTCGACGAGAAGGCTTTGTCCGGTGGTGCCTTTGGCACCGTAAAGAAGAGCCTTCAGTACGCCGAACAGCGACTGAAAATTAATGAGTGTGATGACCATCGTCAGTACGATTGCGGCCTGACGAATTTTTCGACGCCGATGATGAATCAGGGTCCAGTGATGCTGGCTCGTCGCGCGCAGCATCTGGGTATGCGTCCAAGCAGTGGCCACCGATAGCGGCACGAGCAAGGCCAGTTCGACCACGGATGCAAGCCACCACGGGAAGGCCGTCAGATCATTGATGAGAAAAGCATTGAGCGCCGCCGTGACAAGAATAGCGGCGCGCGCTATCCATATCTCGCGCATATGTCGTTTCAGGGTTTGTCCAAGCTCGTGCATAAGTGATTTTTTTACGATATGAATAGGGCGACTTCGCTCACCAGGTGCCTAATCCCGGCAGCAGGTAAATGGCGACATGGCGCAAACGTCAGTGCGTGGCCTGGCTTGCATCACCCTGGCGGCGACCGCAGGCGAACCCGAGTCGTGTACCGAGTCCGAGATATCTCATGATAAGCAGCTTGCTATGCGTTCCGGCTTGGAAAAGGCAGTGTGTTAACGCTTTGTAATTTAAGCGCTTCTTCAGCCGCCGGACTCGGCTCAGTGAAACGTGCGGCAATGGACGTTGGGCGCGGAACCATTCTGTCGTGTTGCACGTCCCTTCCACGACAGGACGGGCTCGAACGAAGGCCGGCGGGAGCGAGGCTGGGGCCGGGGGCGAATGTGCCTGGCACGCCGTGCAGACCCTGGCGGTAAGTTCGCCGACGTCCACGATCGGCAACTCGTTCGCGTCTGGCGGAACGAACCCGACGTCGATTTTCCCGGCGGGCCAGGTAGCGCGGAACGCGCCCGGTTTTATTCCGCCCCCACCGTGATGACCGTGAACGTACCCGGTTTCAGGGCAGCCCGGCCATTCGAACTGGGCGCCGCCGTCGTGTCGGCTTCGGCCGACACGAGATACAGGTCGTGTGTCGCCGGATCGAGCGTGACCGTCCGGGCGCGCGGCATGGTGTCGACCGTTCCGCGTACCGCGAACGGCGCCGCCGCATCGACCACCGTCAGCGTCCCGTCGCCGTTGGACGCAAAGACAAGTTTTCGCTGCAGGTCGACGGCGACGGCATCGTTGCCGCGCCCGATCGGCACGGCACCGACGACCTTGCCCGACCGCGCATCGACGATGGCGAGTTTCTGGTTGTGGCAACCCGCGTAAAGCAAGCCGGCCTGCGGGTCGATCGCCAGGCCCGCCGGTTCGTCACAGGCGGGCGCGACGCGGTGTTCGGCCACCAGCTTCAGCTTGCGTGTATCGATTTCGGCAATCGCGTTGCGGTCCTCCAGGGCGACGAACAGACGCCCCTTTCCATCCACCACTGCGGTTTCGGGTGCGCCGGGCAACGCGATCGTGCCCGCTATCTTTCGGGTGACGGCATCGACGACGGACACGCTGTTCGCCTTGCCATTGGCGACGAACACCCGATGGGTGGCGGCATCGTAGACCAGCGAGTCCGGACCGGCGCCCACCGCCACTGTGGCCAGCGGCGCGAGCGTGTCCAGATGGAAGACCGTGACGGTATTCGCAGCCCCGTTGCTCGAAAAGCCGAGCCCGAGATCGGCCGCCACCGCCACGCCGTGCACCCCCGGCGTCGCCGGAATGCTGCCGACGACTTCCCGCTTCCGTACGTCGTAGACGTCGACATGGTCGCCGCGAGTCAGGAACAAGTGATGTCGCTCGCTGTCGACCGACAGGTAATCCCAGCGTACCGGTCCTGCGAGGACGCGCTTGTCCATTACCCGATAACTGCTCTCGCCCGCGTGCGCGCCGAGCGTCGTCCCGAGCATCGCCGACAGCCCGGCAGCCGTGAGGTAACGCCACATTGTGTGCATCATGTTTCCTCCGATAGTGAATGAACGACCTTGCATACGGGCCACGCCAGGCCTATGCCTGCTGACGCGACGTCAGACGCGGCAGAGCAACCTGTGCGCGCAAGCCGCCGGGCGTTTGTTCGTCCCGCCGATGGAAGGCCACCTTGCCGCCGCATTTGTCGACGATGGAAGCGACGATGGCGAGTCCTAGCCCGGTACCAGACTGATCCTGCCCGGCACCTCGATAAAACGGCGCGAAGACACGTTCCCGCTCATCGTCGGCAATGCCGGGGCCCTCGTCGACGACCTCGATCACCACATGTTCCACATCGGCGCACACCGCCAGGTCCACCCGCCCGCCCGCGGGCCCGTAGCGGATCGCGTTGTCCACGAGGTTCTTGATCAGCACGTAAAGATCAGCTTCGCTCAGCGGAACCCGCACGTCGGCTTCTTCGGCGATGCCGATGTCGACGTTCCTGGCTTCCGCCATGGTCAGCATGTCCTCAAGCACCCGGCGCAGCGCGGGCCGCACGGATGTGCCGTGCCGTTCCGCCGATGGCTGCAGGCGCGCGCGCGCCAGCGACAACAGCTGGTCCAGCAGTGCCGTTCCGCGCACGATTCCCTGGTGCAGGACGGCGAGTCGCGCCTTGGCCTCGTCCGGCATCGGCGCCGCGCCCAACCGCTCGGCCTGCAGTGCGATGGCAGTCATCGGCGTGCGCAGCTCATGTGCGGCATCGGCAATGAAACGGCGTTCGACGGCCAGTGTCGCCGCAAGCCGGCCGAGCAGGCGATTCAATGCCACGACAAAAGGACGCACTTCAATCGGCACCGCCTGGTCGTTCAACGGACTCAGGTCGTGCTGGTCGCGCGCATCC
This genomic stretch from Massilia putida harbors:
- a CDS encoding ATP-binding protein, whose translation is MDGFQARLSSSLRLQLSCVLAAVMFVAAIAAGTFSFITALRSANDLQDDTLREIAALALRLPAGTSLARPAGMPASRNRDARVLVDTLGGDGSRSSPLALPAQIPDGFSTRDVAGTGYRVLVQTFADGRRIAVAQETDLRDDAAQDSAVRTVLPLVILTFVLLVAVTVSVSKVLAPVTAAAQELDARDQHDLSPLNDQAVPIEVRPFVVALNRLLGRLAATLAVERRFIADAAHELRTPMTAIALQAERLGAAPMPDEAKARLAVLHQGIVRGTALLDQLLSLARARLQPSAERHGTSVRPALRRVLEDMLTMAEARNVDIGIAEEADVRVPLSEADLYVLIKNLVDNAIRYGPAGGRVDLAVCADVEHVVIEVVDEGPGIADDERERVFAPFYRGAGQDQSGTGLGLAIVASIVDKCGGKVAFHRRDEQTPGGLRAQVALPRLTSRQQA